A section of the Euwallacea fornicatus isolate EFF26 chromosome 12, ASM4011564v1, whole genome shotgun sequence genome encodes:
- the LOC136342547 gene encoding eukaryotic translation initiation factor 4E transporter-like isoform X2 yields the protein MVRARGGKKAKSNSTVADVNQYDDSLTTDLFSNVKNGQLKSRVKKVSWRDEHIQNMSVGEIDPAILCVREMIRYSKEQLLEIAKAPAAKSKPDFLDPNEVCVSILDPEKWNIERKKSDTPDTGKGNDIGDNRRRSGDPRERIRKENDGIVLSPQRRSFNSGCFVPANKEPVGGKGDAPTHLMGGREITSSTRRIGSGRIMRDSWESDKESGESDFNFGRGLQNRNNERDDKFGDRGGMRDEKYGDRRSFGREIDNGTKEKEGRRNSRYTESRRRYSESKEDEPEWFSSGPMSQNDTIELRGFDESEKPGKRKMTASRVKRVKDWSKKKENTIAEDKEKDEETQHEGSSINHSETGEQKDNSGSEQGNDREVVPPVSERKTTDQSKIQSNESMYSFDFDEFLKGEAIPGLLPNGANDDANKSTSRFSRWFKKDSPNKEVGTSRKSSLQEDNHIIKDLLKDITESSSIPVSVHPPAMDSNTYFAPISPAGNNFGGVDGSMGGDKKRSNFNLGQQVNIMDLLTRGKQGHHPEGWNGKSAAASSIGSGKILSLDELEAKIRPNSDHSSNVQSKVPPQKPDEEMTAAFKRLLQQASGQVQNGPMNKPPGMSLLEMLNHSQQQDEARMVAQAAALAINQPQPQHLSNPLHAHQQPSMTNDLMMKLQQAQLQQKQMDMLGKLISASGVPAGSHVRASPLLDMGVQQSRELLNRPEAQAILQGLKRGEITIQHLYQQIANPALQPRHREMLVTIVKLHSNSNYIPSPRVMSPVPMTSHHLFPPQQQAQMQHQQLRVSPLPHNAYCVSPIMATSPNHLAVPAMHQRIPSPRELQVHTQNILQRALIKKKLEEQTENFRKKQEMQRGASPNITGVPNSVNPVGAKGMSSPTPLAFTPTSVLRKMTAEKDEGKENKAVTDNGMKLHGRPLTGIRSQPQVTDNSQQWNPAFPMKQAGRPIVKANNYQSQTPDQFFAQLATQQQPLPSQRTYQNVSNSAHLKATIGQQFSAQGSQYGPSQTQYSHPNPQTFPQPTAQQLRAQHQARPSNPATQQPTNQSQQEAQSQSQVVQKQQQMAQQTGTAAWQPYLNTMPGQHNNRQAAQSRSAQHSGPLSPTTADQLTRWFSPDLLERARGGELPSTANLARLEEIERQAAPPVHN from the exons GAGATGAGCACATTCAAAATAtgagcgttggcgaaatagaCCCAGCCATACTTTGTGTTCGTGAGATGATTCGGTATTCCAAAGAACAACTTTTGGAAATTGCCAAAGCTCCTGCTGCAAAATCTAAGCCTGACTTTCTGGACCCCAACGAAGT TTGCGTTTCTATCCTGGACCCTGAGAAATGGAACATTGAAAGGAAAAAGTCTGACACCCCGGATACTGGAAAAGGCAATGATATTGGAGATAATAGG AGACGATCAGGAGACCCACGTGAGAGGATTCGAAAGGAGAACGACGGAATTGTTCTGAGCCCCCAACGTCGGAGCTTCAATTCCGGATGTTTTGTGCCTGCGAACAAGGAGCCTGTAGGTGGAAAGGGCGATGCACCAACTCATCTTATGG GTGGGCGAGAGATTACCTCTTCCACCAGACGTATCGGAAGCGGTCGAATTATGCGCGACTCTTGGGAAAGTGACAAGGAATCCGGCGAATCAGATTTCAACTTCGGAAGAGGTCTCCAGAATAGGAACAACGAACGCGACGACAAGTTCGGAGACAGAGGTGGAATGAGAGATGAGAAATACGGAGACAGAAGATCCTTTGGTCGGGAGATCGACAATGGGACTAAGGAGAAGGAGGGTAGACGAAACTCGAGGTATACTGAAAGCAGGCGCAGATATTCAGAGTCCAAAGAGGATGAGCCTGAATG GTTTTCTTCAGGCCCTATGTCACAAAATGATACGATCGAGTTACGTGGATTTGATGAGTCAGAAAAACCTGGTAAAAGGAAGATGACTGCATCAAGAGTAAAGCGTGTCAAGGATTGGTCCAAGAAAAAGGAGAATACGATAGCTGAAGACAAGGAGAAAGACGAGGAGACGCAACACGAggg atCATCCATTAACCATTCCGAGACAGGGGAACAGAAAGATAACAGTGGATCAGAACAGGGTAATGATCGTGAAGTTGTGCCACCTGTGTCAGAAAGAAAAACTACTGACCAGAGCAAGATACAGAGCAACGAGTCCATGTATAGTTtcgattttgatgaatttttaaagggCGAGGCCATTCCTGGATTGCTGCCT aATGGAGCCAACGATGATGCCAATAAGTCAACATCCAGATTTAGCCGTTGGTTTAAGAAGGACAGCCCAAACAAGGAAGTGGGAACAAGTCGCAAGTCGTCTCTTCAGGAAGATAATCATATCATTAAG GATCTTCTTAAAGATATCACGGAATCCAGTTCTATCCCAGTGTCGGTTCATCCACCTGCAATGGATTCGAACACGTATTTCGCCCCCATTTCTCCTGCTGGCAACAATTTTGGTGGTGTGGATGGTTCGATGGGCGGCGACAAAAAACGGTCCAATTTCAATTTAGGTCAGCAAGTGAACATTATGGATCTATTGACAAGAGGGAAACAGGGTCATCACCCAGAAGGATGGAACGGGAAGTCGGCTGCTGCTTCTT ctATAGGCAGCGGCAAAATCCTCAGTCTCGATGAATTAGAGGCAAAAATTAGACCAAACTCTGATCATTCCTCTAATGTGCAGTCCAAAGTCCCGCCTCAGAAACCCGATGAGGAAATGACTGCCGCTTTTAAAAGACTG CTTCAACAAGCCAGTGGACAAGTACAAAATGGACCTATGAATAAACCCCCTGGAATGAGTCTTTTAGAG ATGTTAAACCATTCTCAACAACAAGATGAAGCCCGAATGGTTGCGCAAGCAGCCGCCCTCGCCATTAATCAGCCACAACCCCAACATCTTTCTAATCCGCTTCATGCTCATCAACAGCCGTCAATGACCAACGACTTGATGATGAAGTTGCAGCAGGCGCAGTTGCAGCAGAAACAAATGGACATGCTTG gaaaattgaTCTCAGCTAGTGGTGTTCCTGCAGGTTCCCATGTCCGTGCTAGTCCTCTTCTAGATATGGGCGTGCAACAAAGTAGGGAACTTTTGAACAGACCCGAAGCTCAGGCTATATTACAAG GTCTGAAACGAGGAGAGATCACAATTCAACACCTCTATCAGCAAATAGCCAATCCGGCCTTACAGCCGCGTCATCGCGAAATGCTCGTCACCATAGTAAAGCTTCATAGTAACTCAAATTACATTCCTAGTCCCAGGGTTATGAGCCCTGTCCCAATGACGTCGCACCACTTGTTTCCTCCCCAGCAGCAGGCTCAGATGCAGCACCAACAGCTGAGAGTTTCTCCATTACCGCACAACG CTTATTGTGTCTCTCCGATAATGGCAACTAGTCCTAATCATCTGGCCGTTCCGG CCATGCACCAGCGCATCCCTTCGCCGCGCGAACTGCAGGTTCATACCCAAAATATCCTGCAGAGGGCCCTAATTAAGAAGAAGCTTGAAGAACAGACTGAGAATTTCCGCAAGAAGCAGGAGATGCAACGAGGCGCCAGTCCGAATATAACCGGAGTTCCCAATTCAGTTAATCCAGTCGGAGCCAAAGGCATGTCATCTCCAACACCGTTGGCCTTTACTCCTACTTCTGTATTGAGAAAAATGACTGCTGAAAAGGATGAAG GAAAAGAGAATAAGGCTGTAACGGATAATGGTATGAAACTCCATGGACGTCCGTTAACTGGAATACGCTCTCAACCTCAGGTTACTGATAATAGTCAACAGTGGAATCCAGCGTTTCCAATGAAGCAAG CCGGTCGTCCAATTGTGAAGGCAAACAACTATCAATCTCAAACCCCAGATCAATTCTTTGCCCAATTAGCCACTCAACAGCAGCCATTACCATCGCAACGCACTTACCAAAATGTATCCAATTCGGCGCACCTGAAGGCGACCATCGGACAGCAATTCTCTGCTCAAG GATCCCAATACGGGCCGTCCCAAACCCAGTACTCCCATCCTAATCCTCAAACCTTTCCACAGCCTACCGCTCAGCAGCTGAGGGCGCAACACCAAGCCAGACCTAGCAACCCAGCCACGCAACAGCCAACCAATCAGTCGCAACAAGAGGCTCAAAGTCAATCTCAAGTTGTACAGAAACAACAACAGATGGCTCAGCAGACGGGAACTGCTGCTTGGCAGCCATACCTTAATACTATGCCAGGCCAACACA ATAATCGCCAAGCTGCCCAATCGAGATCTGCGCAGCATTCAGGGCCTCTTTCCCCTACCACTGCCGATCAGCTAACCCGTTGGTTCTCGCCCGATTTATTGGAGCGTGCACGAGGTGGCGAATTACCCAGCACGGCCAATTTGGCGCGGCTGGAAGAGATTGAACGCCAGGCAGCACCACCAGTACACAATTAG
- the LOC136342547 gene encoding eukaryotic translation initiation factor 4E transporter-like isoform X3, with the protein MVRARGGKKAKSNSTVADVNQYDDSLTTDLFSNVKNGQLKSRVKKVSWRDEHIQNMSVGEIDPAILCVREMIRYSKEQLLEIAKAPAAKSKPDFLDPNEVCVSILDPEKWNIERKKSDTPDTGKGNDIGDNRRRSGDPRERIRKENDGIVLSPQRRSFNSGCFVPANKEPVGGKGDAPTHLMAGGREITSSTRRIGSGRIMRDSWESDKESGESDFNFGRGLQNRNNERDDKFGDRGGMRDEKYGDRRSFGREIDNGTKEKEGRRNSRYTESRRRYSESKEDEPEWFSSGPMSQNDTIELRGFDESEKPGKRKMTASRVKRVKDWSKKKENTIAEDKEKDEETQHEGSSINHSETGEQKDNSGSEQGNDREVVPPVSERKTTDQSKIQSNESMYSFDFDEFLKGEAIPGLLPNGANDDANKSTSRFSRWFKKDSPNKEVGTSRKSSLQEDNHIIKDLLKDITESSSIPVSVHPPAMDSNTYFAPISPAGNNFGGVDGSMGGDKKRSNFNLGQQVNIMDLLTRGKQGHHPEGWNGKSAAASSIGSGKILSLDELEAKIRPNSDHSSNVQSKVPPQKPDEEMTAAFKRLLQQASGQVQNGPMNKPPGMSLLEMLNHSQQQDEARMVAQAAALAINQPQPQHLSNPLHAHQQPSMTNDLMMKLQQAQLQQKQMDMLGKLISASGVPAGSHVRASPLLDMGVQQSRELLNRPEAQAILQGLKRGEITIQHLYQQIANPALQPRHREMLVTIVKLHSNSNYIPSPRVMSPVPMTSHHLFPPQQQAQMQHQQLRVSPLPHNAMHQRIPSPRELQVHTQNILQRALIKKKLEEQTENFRKKQEMQRGASPNITGVPNSVNPVGAKGMSSPTPLAFTPTSVLRKMTAEKDEGKENKAVTDNGMKLHGRPLTGIRSQPQVTDNSQQWNPAFPMKQAGRPIVKANNYQSQTPDQFFAQLATQQQPLPSQRTYQNVSNSAHLKATIGQQFSAQGSQYGPSQTQYSHPNPQTFPQPTAQQLRAQHQARPSNPATQQPTNQSQQEAQSQSQVVQKQQQMAQQTGTAAWQPYLNTMPGQHNNRQAAQSRSAQHSGPLSPTTADQLTRWFSPDLLERARGGELPSTANLARLEEIERQAAPPVHN; encoded by the exons GAGATGAGCACATTCAAAATAtgagcgttggcgaaatagaCCCAGCCATACTTTGTGTTCGTGAGATGATTCGGTATTCCAAAGAACAACTTTTGGAAATTGCCAAAGCTCCTGCTGCAAAATCTAAGCCTGACTTTCTGGACCCCAACGAAGT TTGCGTTTCTATCCTGGACCCTGAGAAATGGAACATTGAAAGGAAAAAGTCTGACACCCCGGATACTGGAAAAGGCAATGATATTGGAGATAATAGG AGACGATCAGGAGACCCACGTGAGAGGATTCGAAAGGAGAACGACGGAATTGTTCTGAGCCCCCAACGTCGGAGCTTCAATTCCGGATGTTTTGTGCCTGCGAACAAGGAGCCTGTAGGTGGAAAGGGCGATGCACCAACTCATCTTATGG CAGGTGGGCGAGAGATTACCTCTTCCACCAGACGTATCGGAAGCGGTCGAATTATGCGCGACTCTTGGGAAAGTGACAAGGAATCCGGCGAATCAGATTTCAACTTCGGAAGAGGTCTCCAGAATAGGAACAACGAACGCGACGACAAGTTCGGAGACAGAGGTGGAATGAGAGATGAGAAATACGGAGACAGAAGATCCTTTGGTCGGGAGATCGACAATGGGACTAAGGAGAAGGAGGGTAGACGAAACTCGAGGTATACTGAAAGCAGGCGCAGATATTCAGAGTCCAAAGAGGATGAGCCTGAATG GTTTTCTTCAGGCCCTATGTCACAAAATGATACGATCGAGTTACGTGGATTTGATGAGTCAGAAAAACCTGGTAAAAGGAAGATGACTGCATCAAGAGTAAAGCGTGTCAAGGATTGGTCCAAGAAAAAGGAGAATACGATAGCTGAAGACAAGGAGAAAGACGAGGAGACGCAACACGAggg atCATCCATTAACCATTCCGAGACAGGGGAACAGAAAGATAACAGTGGATCAGAACAGGGTAATGATCGTGAAGTTGTGCCACCTGTGTCAGAAAGAAAAACTACTGACCAGAGCAAGATACAGAGCAACGAGTCCATGTATAGTTtcgattttgatgaatttttaaagggCGAGGCCATTCCTGGATTGCTGCCT aATGGAGCCAACGATGATGCCAATAAGTCAACATCCAGATTTAGCCGTTGGTTTAAGAAGGACAGCCCAAACAAGGAAGTGGGAACAAGTCGCAAGTCGTCTCTTCAGGAAGATAATCATATCATTAAG GATCTTCTTAAAGATATCACGGAATCCAGTTCTATCCCAGTGTCGGTTCATCCACCTGCAATGGATTCGAACACGTATTTCGCCCCCATTTCTCCTGCTGGCAACAATTTTGGTGGTGTGGATGGTTCGATGGGCGGCGACAAAAAACGGTCCAATTTCAATTTAGGTCAGCAAGTGAACATTATGGATCTATTGACAAGAGGGAAACAGGGTCATCACCCAGAAGGATGGAACGGGAAGTCGGCTGCTGCTTCTT ctATAGGCAGCGGCAAAATCCTCAGTCTCGATGAATTAGAGGCAAAAATTAGACCAAACTCTGATCATTCCTCTAATGTGCAGTCCAAAGTCCCGCCTCAGAAACCCGATGAGGAAATGACTGCCGCTTTTAAAAGACTG CTTCAACAAGCCAGTGGACAAGTACAAAATGGACCTATGAATAAACCCCCTGGAATGAGTCTTTTAGAG ATGTTAAACCATTCTCAACAACAAGATGAAGCCCGAATGGTTGCGCAAGCAGCCGCCCTCGCCATTAATCAGCCACAACCCCAACATCTTTCTAATCCGCTTCATGCTCATCAACAGCCGTCAATGACCAACGACTTGATGATGAAGTTGCAGCAGGCGCAGTTGCAGCAGAAACAAATGGACATGCTTG gaaaattgaTCTCAGCTAGTGGTGTTCCTGCAGGTTCCCATGTCCGTGCTAGTCCTCTTCTAGATATGGGCGTGCAACAAAGTAGGGAACTTTTGAACAGACCCGAAGCTCAGGCTATATTACAAG GTCTGAAACGAGGAGAGATCACAATTCAACACCTCTATCAGCAAATAGCCAATCCGGCCTTACAGCCGCGTCATCGCGAAATGCTCGTCACCATAGTAAAGCTTCATAGTAACTCAAATTACATTCCTAGTCCCAGGGTTATGAGCCCTGTCCCAATGACGTCGCACCACTTGTTTCCTCCCCAGCAGCAGGCTCAGATGCAGCACCAACAGCTGAGAGTTTCTCCATTACCGCACAACG CCATGCACCAGCGCATCCCTTCGCCGCGCGAACTGCAGGTTCATACCCAAAATATCCTGCAGAGGGCCCTAATTAAGAAGAAGCTTGAAGAACAGACTGAGAATTTCCGCAAGAAGCAGGAGATGCAACGAGGCGCCAGTCCGAATATAACCGGAGTTCCCAATTCAGTTAATCCAGTCGGAGCCAAAGGCATGTCATCTCCAACACCGTTGGCCTTTACTCCTACTTCTGTATTGAGAAAAATGACTGCTGAAAAGGATGAAG GAAAAGAGAATAAGGCTGTAACGGATAATGGTATGAAACTCCATGGACGTCCGTTAACTGGAATACGCTCTCAACCTCAGGTTACTGATAATAGTCAACAGTGGAATCCAGCGTTTCCAATGAAGCAAG CCGGTCGTCCAATTGTGAAGGCAAACAACTATCAATCTCAAACCCCAGATCAATTCTTTGCCCAATTAGCCACTCAACAGCAGCCATTACCATCGCAACGCACTTACCAAAATGTATCCAATTCGGCGCACCTGAAGGCGACCATCGGACAGCAATTCTCTGCTCAAG GATCCCAATACGGGCCGTCCCAAACCCAGTACTCCCATCCTAATCCTCAAACCTTTCCACAGCCTACCGCTCAGCAGCTGAGGGCGCAACACCAAGCCAGACCTAGCAACCCAGCCACGCAACAGCCAACCAATCAGTCGCAACAAGAGGCTCAAAGTCAATCTCAAGTTGTACAGAAACAACAACAGATGGCTCAGCAGACGGGAACTGCTGCTTGGCAGCCATACCTTAATACTATGCCAGGCCAACACA ATAATCGCCAAGCTGCCCAATCGAGATCTGCGCAGCATTCAGGGCCTCTTTCCCCTACCACTGCCGATCAGCTAACCCGTTGGTTCTCGCCCGATTTATTGGAGCGTGCACGAGGTGGCGAATTACCCAGCACGGCCAATTTGGCGCGGCTGGAAGAGATTGAACGCCAGGCAGCACCACCAGTACACAATTAG
- the LOC136342547 gene encoding eukaryotic translation initiation factor 4E transporter-like isoform X1, whose protein sequence is MVRARGGKKAKSNSTVADVNQYDDSLTTDLFSNVKNGQLKSRVKKVSWRDEHIQNMSVGEIDPAILCVREMIRYSKEQLLEIAKAPAAKSKPDFLDPNEVCVSILDPEKWNIERKKSDTPDTGKGNDIGDNRRRSGDPRERIRKENDGIVLSPQRRSFNSGCFVPANKEPVGGKGDAPTHLMAGGREITSSTRRIGSGRIMRDSWESDKESGESDFNFGRGLQNRNNERDDKFGDRGGMRDEKYGDRRSFGREIDNGTKEKEGRRNSRYTESRRRYSESKEDEPEWFSSGPMSQNDTIELRGFDESEKPGKRKMTASRVKRVKDWSKKKENTIAEDKEKDEETQHEGSSINHSETGEQKDNSGSEQGNDREVVPPVSERKTTDQSKIQSNESMYSFDFDEFLKGEAIPGLLPNGANDDANKSTSRFSRWFKKDSPNKEVGTSRKSSLQEDNHIIKDLLKDITESSSIPVSVHPPAMDSNTYFAPISPAGNNFGGVDGSMGGDKKRSNFNLGQQVNIMDLLTRGKQGHHPEGWNGKSAAASSIGSGKILSLDELEAKIRPNSDHSSNVQSKVPPQKPDEEMTAAFKRLLQQASGQVQNGPMNKPPGMSLLEMLNHSQQQDEARMVAQAAALAINQPQPQHLSNPLHAHQQPSMTNDLMMKLQQAQLQQKQMDMLGKLISASGVPAGSHVRASPLLDMGVQQSRELLNRPEAQAILQGLKRGEITIQHLYQQIANPALQPRHREMLVTIVKLHSNSNYIPSPRVMSPVPMTSHHLFPPQQQAQMQHQQLRVSPLPHNAYCVSPIMATSPNHLAVPAMHQRIPSPRELQVHTQNILQRALIKKKLEEQTENFRKKQEMQRGASPNITGVPNSVNPVGAKGMSSPTPLAFTPTSVLRKMTAEKDEGKENKAVTDNGMKLHGRPLTGIRSQPQVTDNSQQWNPAFPMKQAGRPIVKANNYQSQTPDQFFAQLATQQQPLPSQRTYQNVSNSAHLKATIGQQFSAQGSQYGPSQTQYSHPNPQTFPQPTAQQLRAQHQARPSNPATQQPTNQSQQEAQSQSQVVQKQQQMAQQTGTAAWQPYLNTMPGQHNNRQAAQSRSAQHSGPLSPTTADQLTRWFSPDLLERARGGELPSTANLARLEEIERQAAPPVHN, encoded by the exons GAGATGAGCACATTCAAAATAtgagcgttggcgaaatagaCCCAGCCATACTTTGTGTTCGTGAGATGATTCGGTATTCCAAAGAACAACTTTTGGAAATTGCCAAAGCTCCTGCTGCAAAATCTAAGCCTGACTTTCTGGACCCCAACGAAGT TTGCGTTTCTATCCTGGACCCTGAGAAATGGAACATTGAAAGGAAAAAGTCTGACACCCCGGATACTGGAAAAGGCAATGATATTGGAGATAATAGG AGACGATCAGGAGACCCACGTGAGAGGATTCGAAAGGAGAACGACGGAATTGTTCTGAGCCCCCAACGTCGGAGCTTCAATTCCGGATGTTTTGTGCCTGCGAACAAGGAGCCTGTAGGTGGAAAGGGCGATGCACCAACTCATCTTATGG CAGGTGGGCGAGAGATTACCTCTTCCACCAGACGTATCGGAAGCGGTCGAATTATGCGCGACTCTTGGGAAAGTGACAAGGAATCCGGCGAATCAGATTTCAACTTCGGAAGAGGTCTCCAGAATAGGAACAACGAACGCGACGACAAGTTCGGAGACAGAGGTGGAATGAGAGATGAGAAATACGGAGACAGAAGATCCTTTGGTCGGGAGATCGACAATGGGACTAAGGAGAAGGAGGGTAGACGAAACTCGAGGTATACTGAAAGCAGGCGCAGATATTCAGAGTCCAAAGAGGATGAGCCTGAATG GTTTTCTTCAGGCCCTATGTCACAAAATGATACGATCGAGTTACGTGGATTTGATGAGTCAGAAAAACCTGGTAAAAGGAAGATGACTGCATCAAGAGTAAAGCGTGTCAAGGATTGGTCCAAGAAAAAGGAGAATACGATAGCTGAAGACAAGGAGAAAGACGAGGAGACGCAACACGAggg atCATCCATTAACCATTCCGAGACAGGGGAACAGAAAGATAACAGTGGATCAGAACAGGGTAATGATCGTGAAGTTGTGCCACCTGTGTCAGAAAGAAAAACTACTGACCAGAGCAAGATACAGAGCAACGAGTCCATGTATAGTTtcgattttgatgaatttttaaagggCGAGGCCATTCCTGGATTGCTGCCT aATGGAGCCAACGATGATGCCAATAAGTCAACATCCAGATTTAGCCGTTGGTTTAAGAAGGACAGCCCAAACAAGGAAGTGGGAACAAGTCGCAAGTCGTCTCTTCAGGAAGATAATCATATCATTAAG GATCTTCTTAAAGATATCACGGAATCCAGTTCTATCCCAGTGTCGGTTCATCCACCTGCAATGGATTCGAACACGTATTTCGCCCCCATTTCTCCTGCTGGCAACAATTTTGGTGGTGTGGATGGTTCGATGGGCGGCGACAAAAAACGGTCCAATTTCAATTTAGGTCAGCAAGTGAACATTATGGATCTATTGACAAGAGGGAAACAGGGTCATCACCCAGAAGGATGGAACGGGAAGTCGGCTGCTGCTTCTT ctATAGGCAGCGGCAAAATCCTCAGTCTCGATGAATTAGAGGCAAAAATTAGACCAAACTCTGATCATTCCTCTAATGTGCAGTCCAAAGTCCCGCCTCAGAAACCCGATGAGGAAATGACTGCCGCTTTTAAAAGACTG CTTCAACAAGCCAGTGGACAAGTACAAAATGGACCTATGAATAAACCCCCTGGAATGAGTCTTTTAGAG ATGTTAAACCATTCTCAACAACAAGATGAAGCCCGAATGGTTGCGCAAGCAGCCGCCCTCGCCATTAATCAGCCACAACCCCAACATCTTTCTAATCCGCTTCATGCTCATCAACAGCCGTCAATGACCAACGACTTGATGATGAAGTTGCAGCAGGCGCAGTTGCAGCAGAAACAAATGGACATGCTTG gaaaattgaTCTCAGCTAGTGGTGTTCCTGCAGGTTCCCATGTCCGTGCTAGTCCTCTTCTAGATATGGGCGTGCAACAAAGTAGGGAACTTTTGAACAGACCCGAAGCTCAGGCTATATTACAAG GTCTGAAACGAGGAGAGATCACAATTCAACACCTCTATCAGCAAATAGCCAATCCGGCCTTACAGCCGCGTCATCGCGAAATGCTCGTCACCATAGTAAAGCTTCATAGTAACTCAAATTACATTCCTAGTCCCAGGGTTATGAGCCCTGTCCCAATGACGTCGCACCACTTGTTTCCTCCCCAGCAGCAGGCTCAGATGCAGCACCAACAGCTGAGAGTTTCTCCATTACCGCACAACG CTTATTGTGTCTCTCCGATAATGGCAACTAGTCCTAATCATCTGGCCGTTCCGG CCATGCACCAGCGCATCCCTTCGCCGCGCGAACTGCAGGTTCATACCCAAAATATCCTGCAGAGGGCCCTAATTAAGAAGAAGCTTGAAGAACAGACTGAGAATTTCCGCAAGAAGCAGGAGATGCAACGAGGCGCCAGTCCGAATATAACCGGAGTTCCCAATTCAGTTAATCCAGTCGGAGCCAAAGGCATGTCATCTCCAACACCGTTGGCCTTTACTCCTACTTCTGTATTGAGAAAAATGACTGCTGAAAAGGATGAAG GAAAAGAGAATAAGGCTGTAACGGATAATGGTATGAAACTCCATGGACGTCCGTTAACTGGAATACGCTCTCAACCTCAGGTTACTGATAATAGTCAACAGTGGAATCCAGCGTTTCCAATGAAGCAAG CCGGTCGTCCAATTGTGAAGGCAAACAACTATCAATCTCAAACCCCAGATCAATTCTTTGCCCAATTAGCCACTCAACAGCAGCCATTACCATCGCAACGCACTTACCAAAATGTATCCAATTCGGCGCACCTGAAGGCGACCATCGGACAGCAATTCTCTGCTCAAG GATCCCAATACGGGCCGTCCCAAACCCAGTACTCCCATCCTAATCCTCAAACCTTTCCACAGCCTACCGCTCAGCAGCTGAGGGCGCAACACCAAGCCAGACCTAGCAACCCAGCCACGCAACAGCCAACCAATCAGTCGCAACAAGAGGCTCAAAGTCAATCTCAAGTTGTACAGAAACAACAACAGATGGCTCAGCAGACGGGAACTGCTGCTTGGCAGCCATACCTTAATACTATGCCAGGCCAACACA ATAATCGCCAAGCTGCCCAATCGAGATCTGCGCAGCATTCAGGGCCTCTTTCCCCTACCACTGCCGATCAGCTAACCCGTTGGTTCTCGCCCGATTTATTGGAGCGTGCACGAGGTGGCGAATTACCCAGCACGGCCAATTTGGCGCGGCTGGAAGAGATTGAACGCCAGGCAGCACCACCAGTACACAATTAG